The proteins below come from a single Streptomyces spongiicola genomic window:
- a CDS encoding DUF5926 family protein: MAKKRPQTKAAAKPQVTDGEIPVVGAREPCPCGSGRRYKACHGRAAAHAVTELVQRPFEGLPGEGDWVALRELVPAATVALTLGDGLPEDVPSLTLATVLPMAWPALRREDGSVMLALQNDTPSGDLSRDLADTLQRALTTKPGNAVAPRRAPADGPRLQDLVDADAPFEPVVHSGFEFWIPESVETTSAEVTASLERANAAAIPTAKLRGVDAAYWCETPEKNHLRWVMPHAEERLLDALARLHAAGASSLGEDTRLVGSFRAHGLVVPVWDLPGGMGAEECEKPAAEFAERLAKALATDSPLTGEERRARSGLTNRQVTLS; this comes from the coding sequence ATGGCCAAGAAGCGCCCCCAGACGAAGGCCGCCGCCAAGCCACAGGTCACCGACGGTGAGATCCCCGTGGTCGGCGCCCGCGAGCCCTGCCCCTGCGGTTCGGGCCGTCGCTACAAGGCCTGCCACGGGCGGGCCGCCGCACACGCCGTGACCGAGCTGGTCCAGCGCCCCTTCGAGGGGCTCCCCGGCGAGGGCGACTGGGTCGCCCTCCGCGAGCTGGTGCCCGCCGCCACCGTCGCGCTGACCCTCGGGGACGGGCTGCCCGAGGACGTCCCGTCGCTCACGCTGGCGACCGTCCTCCCCATGGCGTGGCCGGCGCTGCGCCGCGAGGACGGCTCGGTCATGCTCGCCCTGCAGAACGACACGCCTTCCGGCGACCTCAGCCGCGACCTCGCCGACACCCTTCAGCGGGCGCTGACCACGAAGCCCGGCAACGCGGTGGCCCCGCGGCGCGCCCCCGCCGACGGTCCGCGGCTGCAGGACCTGGTCGACGCGGACGCCCCGTTCGAGCCGGTCGTGCACAGCGGTTTCGAGTTCTGGATCCCGGAGTCGGTGGAGACCACGAGCGCCGAGGTGACCGCCTCGCTGGAGCGCGCCAACGCGGCCGCGATCCCGACGGCGAAACTGAGGGGTGTCGACGCCGCCTACTGGTGCGAGACCCCGGAGAAGAACCATCTGCGCTGGGTCATGCCGCACGCAGAGGAGCGGCTGCTGGACGCACTCGCCCGGCTGCACGCCGCGGGTGCGTCGAGCCTCGGCGAAGACACCCGTCTCGTCGGGTCGTTCCGTGCGCACGGCCTGGTGGTGCCCGTCTGGGACCTGCCCGGCGGTATGGGTGCGGAGGAGTGCGAGAAGCCGGCCGCGGAGTTCGCCGAGCGGCTCGCCAAGGCGCTCGCGACGGACTCCCCGCTGACGGGCGAGGAGCGCAGGGCCCGCAGTGGCCTCACCAACCGCCAGGTCACTCTGAGCTGA
- a CDS encoding bifunctional DNA primase/polymerase, with protein MREILGRRRRLRFWRKGGPAPQLDAALTCATEWNWPVLPGVGLNAAGRRTERGRGCACPDPECVVPGAHPFDPGLLAATTDERMVRWWWTHRPAAPVVLATGGGAPCAVSLPAVAGARALSALDHMEIRLGPVLATPTRWSLLVAPYSMERLGELLHAKDRVPSSLRFHGSGGYLVLPPSETGTGQVRWERAPLPGSAAPWLPDVEAVVDALVEASVFAPSGVTPPETGEGSRLTY; from the coding sequence ATGCGCGAGATCCTCGGAAGGCGACGCAGGCTCCGGTTCTGGCGCAAGGGGGGGCCTGCTCCTCAACTCGACGCGGCGCTGACCTGCGCCACCGAGTGGAACTGGCCCGTGCTGCCCGGTGTGGGACTCAACGCCGCCGGTCGGCGTACCGAGCGCGGGCGCGGCTGTGCCTGCCCTGACCCCGAGTGCGTCGTCCCCGGCGCGCACCCCTTCGACCCCGGGCTCCTGGCGGCGACCACCGACGAGCGGATGGTGCGCTGGTGGTGGACCCACCGGCCCGCCGCCCCCGTGGTGCTCGCCACGGGAGGCGGTGCGCCGTGCGCGGTGAGCCTGCCGGCGGTCGCCGGGGCCCGGGCGCTCTCCGCGCTCGACCACATGGAGATCAGGCTCGGCCCCGTCCTCGCGACCCCGACCCGGTGGTCCCTGCTCGTCGCCCCCTACTCGATGGAGCGGCTGGGCGAACTGCTCCACGCCAAGGACCGGGTGCCGAGTTCGCTTCGCTTCCACGGCTCCGGCGGCTATCTGGTGCTGCCGCCCTCGGAGACGGGCACGGGCCAGGTCCGCTGGGAGCGCGCCCCGCTGCCCGGGTCGGCGGCTCCGTGGCTGCCGGACGTGGAGGCGGTCGTCGACGCCCTCGTCGAGGCGAGCGTCTTCGCACCCTCGGGCGTGACCCCTCCGGAGACCGGGGAAGGATCCCGCCTCACGTACTGA
- a CDS encoding PP2C family protein-serine/threonine phosphatase, which yields MLDIPLCVRVDVDAVIAAQIDMGVCDAIEQNAPAGGLAAMSAPHLPKVAGINSAVAAPAQTAAPLAHAPGALIQDRLAGWVSDLTTLHELTERLARTGSLDEALDELLHAGATLVGARRGMAVLEPADGRGPASTVGLGLARADLGHIETVPRSATGYGRILDSGTPGIPGPVAQADLLHDATLDPRHREVAARLGYAASYALPLATEEAGRLGVAVWFYDEPAEPVDRQRHLVGLYGRYATEHLARMLELERTRHQMAAIADELLPGRLPRVPGVRLAARHLTGPRGGGEWYDALPLPEGALGLAVGSVSGSGPSALAATSRLRAGLRAYAVMEGEDPVAVLSDLELLLRLTEPARSATALFAYCEPAPAALGDGAGSKIVLAGAGHTPPLIVGRHRTEFVETSLSAPLGMLACWEAPSVEFSPAPGETVLLYTDGLLRRTGDPMDRAFARLHTAAASVPRALRDDPGAVADHVLRTVLPGPGAPDAGRDGEDAVVLAARFD from the coding sequence GTGCTGGACATCCCCCTTTGTGTGCGTGTAGATGTGGATGCAGTGATAGCGGCGCAGATTGACATGGGGGTTTGCGATGCTATTGAGCAGAACGCACCAGCCGGAGGGCTGGCTGCCATGAGCGCCCCTCACCTGCCGAAAGTGGCTGGAATCAACTCAGCTGTTGCGGCCCCCGCGCAAACTGCCGCCCCACTCGCCCACGCGCCCGGCGCCCTGATCCAGGACCGGCTGGCCGGTTGGGTGTCCGACCTCACCACGCTCCACGAACTCACCGAACGCCTGGCCCGGACCGGCTCCCTGGACGAGGCACTCGACGAACTCCTGCACGCGGGCGCCACCCTGGTCGGTGCCCGCCGCGGCATGGCCGTCCTCGAACCCGCGGACGGCCGCGGCCCCGCCAGCACCGTCGGACTCGGCCTCGCCCGCGCCGACCTGGGCCACATCGAGACGGTCCCCCGCAGCGCCACCGGCTACGGGCGGATCCTCGACAGCGGTACGCCCGGCATCCCCGGTCCCGTCGCCCAGGCCGACCTCCTCCACGACGCGACGCTCGACCCGCGGCACCGCGAGGTCGCCGCACGCCTCGGCTACGCCGCCAGCTACGCACTGCCGCTCGCCACGGAGGAGGCGGGAAGGCTGGGCGTCGCCGTCTGGTTCTACGACGAGCCCGCCGAGCCCGTGGACCGCCAGCGCCATCTCGTCGGCCTCTACGGCCGGTACGCCACCGAGCACCTGGCCCGGATGCTGGAACTGGAGCGAACCCGCCACCAGATGGCCGCCATCGCCGACGAACTGCTGCCGGGCAGGCTGCCCCGGGTCCCGGGCGTCCGGCTCGCGGCCCGGCATCTCACCGGACCGCGCGGCGGCGGCGAGTGGTACGACGCGCTGCCGCTGCCCGAGGGCGCCCTGGGGCTCGCCGTGGGCTCGGTCTCCGGTTCGGGACCGAGCGCGCTGGCCGCCACGAGCAGGCTCCGGGCCGGCCTGCGGGCGTACGCGGTGATGGAGGGGGAGGACCCCGTCGCCGTACTGTCGGATCTGGAGCTGCTGCTCAGGCTCACCGAGCCGGCCCGCTCGGCGACCGCGCTCTTCGCCTACTGCGAACCGGCCCCGGCCGCGCTCGGCGACGGAGCCGGGAGCAAGATCGTGCTGGCCGGCGCCGGGCACACTCCGCCGCTGATCGTCGGGCGGCACCGAACCGAGTTCGTCGAGACGTCGCTGTCGGCGCCGCTGGGGATGCTCGCGTGCTGGGAGGCGCCCAGTGTGGAGTTCTCCCCCGCACCCGGAGAAACGGTGCTGCTCTACACCGACGGGCTGCTCCGGCGCACCGGAGACCCGATGGACCGTGCCTTCGCCCGGCTGCACACCGCCGCCGCGAGCGTGCCCAGGGCCCTGCGCGACGACCCGGGCGCGGTCGCCGACCATGTGCTGCGCACGGTGCTCCCCGGCCCCGGCGCGCCCGACGCCGGACGGGACGGCGAGGACGCGGTGGTACTGGCGGCCCGCTTCGACTGA
- a CDS encoding aminopeptidase P family protein gives MAEDLIPETPANESDRTPEAEGAEEPIEQRKNGLYWEISEELAANMKSGWADTELHGLEPIAQAAHTERRRAALSARFPGERLVIPAGNLRTRSNDTEYAFRASTEYAYLTGDQSHDGVLVLEPTDGGHTATVHLLPRSNRENGEFWLDGQGELWVGRRHSLAEAARLLGIPAEDVRELPGTLRQATGPVRVVRGHDAGIESALTDKVTAERDEELRVFLSEARLVKDEFEIAELGKACDATARGFEDVVRVLDRAEATSERYVEGTFFLRARVEGNDVGYGSICAAGPHATTLHWVRNDGPVRPGELLLLDAGVETTELYTADVTRTLPVNGRFSGLQRRIYDAVYEAQEAGIAAVRPGALFSDFHDAAQRVLATRLVEWGLLGDLDVEKVLELGLQRRWTLHGTGHMLGMDVHDCAAARRETYVAGTLEPGMCLTVEPGLYFQADDLTVPEEYRGIGVRIEDDILVTEDGNRNLSAALPRRADEVEAWMARLRG, from the coding sequence GTGGCAGAGGACCTCATCCCGGAGACCCCGGCGAACGAGTCCGACCGCACCCCCGAGGCGGAGGGGGCCGAGGAGCCGATCGAGCAGCGCAAGAACGGCCTCTACTGGGAGATCTCCGAGGAACTCGCCGCGAACATGAAGTCCGGCTGGGCCGACACCGAGCTGCACGGCCTGGAGCCGATCGCACAGGCGGCGCACACCGAGCGCCGCCGCGCCGCGCTCTCCGCCCGTTTCCCCGGCGAGCGGCTCGTGATCCCGGCGGGCAACCTGCGTACCCGCTCCAACGACACCGAGTACGCCTTCCGCGCCTCCACCGAGTACGCCTACCTCACCGGCGACCAGAGCCACGACGGCGTCCTGGTGCTGGAACCCACCGACGGCGGCCACACGGCGACCGTCCACCTGCTGCCCCGCTCCAACCGGGAGAACGGCGAGTTCTGGCTCGACGGCCAGGGGGAGCTGTGGGTCGGCCGGCGCCACTCGCTCGCCGAGGCCGCCCGGCTGCTGGGCATCCCGGCCGAGGACGTGCGCGAACTGCCGGGCACGCTGCGCCAGGCCACCGGCCCGGTACGCGTCGTCCGCGGCCACGACGCGGGCATCGAGTCCGCCCTGACCGACAAGGTCACCGCGGAGCGCGACGAGGAGCTGCGCGTCTTCCTCTCCGAGGCCCGCCTGGTCAAGGACGAGTTCGAGATCGCCGAGCTGGGGAAGGCCTGCGACGCCACGGCCCGCGGCTTCGAGGACGTCGTGCGGGTGCTGGACCGCGCCGAGGCCACCAGCGAGCGCTATGTCGAGGGCACGTTCTTCCTGCGCGCCCGCGTCGAGGGCAACGACGTCGGCTACGGCTCCATCTGCGCCGCCGGCCCGCACGCCACCACCCTGCACTGGGTCCGCAACGACGGCCCGGTCCGCCCCGGCGAGCTGCTCCTCCTGGACGCCGGTGTGGAGACCACCGAGCTCTACACGGCCGACGTGACCCGCACCCTGCCCGTCAACGGCCGCTTCAGCGGGCTCCAGCGCCGGATCTACGACGCGGTGTACGAGGCCCAGGAGGCCGGGATCGCCGCCGTGCGGCCCGGCGCGCTCTTCAGCGACTTCCACGACGCGGCCCAGCGGGTCCTCGCCACCCGGCTCGTGGAGTGGGGTCTGCTCGGCGACCTCGACGTGGAGAAGGTGCTCGAACTCGGCCTCCAGCGGCGCTGGACCCTGCACGGCACCGGTCACATGCTCGGGATGGACGTCCACGACTGCGCGGCCGCGCGCCGCGAGACCTATGTGGCGGGCACGCTGGAGCCCGGCATGTGCCTGACCGTCGAGCCGGGGCTCTACTTTCAGGCCGACGACCTCACGGTGCCCGAGGAGTACCGCGGTATCGGGGTGCGGATCGAGGACGACATCCTCGTCACCGAGGACGGCAACCGGAACCTCTCGGCGGCGCTGCCGCGCCGGGCCGACGAGGTCGAGGCGTGGATGGCCCGGCTCAGGGGCTGA
- a CDS encoding ATP-binding protein, with protein sequence MSIWWSLHLRREAASVPLARRLLLGAMETAGVDPDISFDLSVALSEACANAVEHGGPGAAGSPADGYRVTAYLDGEKCRIEVADGGPGFSDRAHLAGAGPAAESGRGLCLIEQLADHVSLRNRPGRGAVVSFDKVLKWRDGALLGAV encoded by the coding sequence ATGAGCATCTGGTGGTCTCTCCATTTGCGGCGCGAGGCTGCGAGCGTGCCGCTCGCCCGACGTCTTCTGCTCGGTGCCATGGAGACCGCGGGCGTCGACCCCGACATCTCCTTCGACCTCTCCGTCGCGCTGAGCGAGGCCTGTGCGAACGCCGTCGAGCACGGCGGACCCGGCGCGGCCGGCTCCCCGGCGGACGGGTACCGCGTGACGGCCTACCTGGACGGTGAGAAGTGCCGCATCGAGGTGGCCGACGGCGGACCCGGCTTCTCGGACCGCGCGCACCTCGCCGGCGCGGGCCCGGCCGCCGAGAGCGGCCGCGGGCTCTGCCTCATCGAGCAGCTCGCGGACCACGTGTCCTTGCGGAACCGGCCCGGCCGTGGTGCGGTGGTGAGTTTCGACAAGGTACTGAAATGGCGGGACGGCGCCCTGCTCGGAGCGGTCTGA
- a CDS encoding YcnI family copper-binding membrane protein, whose product MECFTVNNVSRLAVAAAAAASSALLLCGPAFAHVSVQPEGEAAKGGFATVNFKVPNERDNASTVKLEIALPADHPLSSVLPQPVPGWKAEVTTAKLDKPLTVHGRQVTEAASKITWTSAGGRIGPGQFQQFPVSIGQLPEDTGKLVFKALQTYDNKEVVRWIEEPQDGAAEPDYPAPVLTLTAATGDHHGGSGAGKAADGAHSAEHPDGEGTDDKAAEDKAADEESTAAASTTDSTARILAVVGILVGAAGVAFGVLAGRRRSA is encoded by the coding sequence ATGGAGTGCTTCACCGTGAACAACGTCTCTCGTCTCGCCGTCGCCGCCGCTGCCGCGGCCTCGTCCGCGCTGCTGCTCTGCGGCCCCGCCTTCGCACACGTCAGCGTGCAGCCCGAGGGCGAGGCCGCGAAGGGCGGCTTCGCCACCGTCAACTTCAAGGTCCCCAACGAGCGCGACAACGCCTCGACGGTGAAGCTCGAGATCGCCCTGCCCGCCGACCACCCGCTCTCCTCCGTGCTGCCGCAGCCCGTGCCGGGCTGGAAGGCCGAGGTGACCACGGCCAAGCTCGACAAGCCGCTGACCGTCCACGGCCGGCAGGTCACCGAGGCGGCCTCGAAGATCACCTGGACCTCGGCCGGCGGCAGGATCGGCCCCGGCCAGTTCCAGCAGTTCCCGGTTTCCATCGGCCAGTTGCCGGAGGACACCGGCAAGCTCGTCTTCAAGGCGCTCCAGACGTACGACAACAAGGAGGTCGTGCGCTGGATCGAGGAGCCGCAGGACGGCGCGGCCGAGCCCGACTACCCCGCTCCCGTGCTCACCCTGACCGCGGCGACCGGCGACCACCACGGCGGCTCCGGTGCCGGGAAGGCTGCCGACGGCGCCCACTCCGCCGAGCACCCGGACGGCGAGGGCACGGACGACAAGGCCGCGGAAGACAAGGCCGCGGACGAGGAGTCCACGGCCGCCGCGAGCACCACCGACAGCACGGCCCGGATCCTCGCCGTCGTCGGCATCCTGGTGGGTGCCGCGGGCGTGGCCTTCGGTGTGCTGGCCGGTCGCCGCCGCTCCGCCTGA
- a CDS encoding SCO family protein produces MRYKIVTAAALALAASLSLSACGTGGGPAGADGPVAEVSAPPGDKAATVLDRPFEKPDLVLTDTTGKPYDLRERTRGKPTLIYFGYTHCPDVCPLTMSNIAVARKQLPKADQDELQVVFVTTDPERDTAAELAKWLPAAGDPSFVGLTGDFPTIQAGARQLGIGVEPSTKEKDGKVVSMHGTQVVAFSPKTDRGYVLYGEDTTPDDFAKDLPKIVKGENP; encoded by the coding sequence ATGCGCTACAAGATCGTGACGGCCGCCGCCCTGGCGCTGGCGGCCTCCCTCTCCCTTTCCGCCTGCGGCACCGGCGGGGGTCCGGCCGGTGCGGACGGCCCGGTCGCCGAGGTCTCGGCCCCGCCCGGGGACAAGGCGGCGACGGTCCTCGACCGGCCCTTCGAGAAGCCGGACCTGGTCCTCACGGACACCACGGGCAAGCCGTACGACCTCCGCGAGCGGACCAGGGGCAAGCCGACCCTGATCTACTTCGGCTACACCCACTGCCCCGACGTCTGCCCGCTGACGATGAGCAACATCGCCGTCGCAAGGAAGCAGCTTCCCAAGGCGGACCAGGACGAGTTGCAGGTCGTCTTCGTGACCACCGACCCCGAGCGGGACACCGCGGCCGAGCTGGCCAAGTGGCTCCCCGCGGCGGGCGACCCGTCCTTCGTCGGGCTCACCGGCGACTTCCCGACGATCCAGGCGGGGGCGCGCCAGCTCGGCATCGGCGTCGAGCCCTCCACCAAGGAGAAGGACGGCAAGGTCGTCTCCATGCACGGGACCCAGGTCGTGGCCTTCTCCCCCAAGACCGACCGGGGATACGTCCTGTACGGCGAGGACACCACCCCGGACGACTTCGCCAAGGACCTCCCCAAGATCGTCAAGGGGGAGAACCCGTGA
- a CDS encoding copper chaperone PCu(A)C has product MSRGAASALAAALALTAGLGLAGCSAAAPELKVDGAFMPQPVSDMAGGFLTLVNEGGAADRLTSVTSSLSDDVELHEAKDGKMRQVTSLAIPANGELHLERGGDHLMFLDIKKQPKQGEEVDVELHFEKSEPIRVQLPVKDRTHNPDHH; this is encoded by the coding sequence GTGAGCCGGGGTGCGGCGTCCGCCCTCGCCGCGGCCCTCGCGCTCACGGCCGGCCTGGGACTCGCGGGGTGCTCCGCTGCCGCGCCCGAACTGAAGGTCGACGGGGCGTTCATGCCGCAGCCCGTGAGCGACATGGCGGGCGGCTTCCTCACTCTCGTCAACGAGGGCGGCGCGGCGGACAGGCTCACCTCCGTCACCAGCAGCCTCTCGGACGACGTCGAACTCCACGAGGCGAAGGACGGGAAGATGCGGCAGGTGACGTCGCTGGCGATCCCCGCGAACGGGGAGCTGCACCTGGAGCGGGGCGGCGACCACCTGATGTTCCTGGACATCAAGAAGCAGCCGAAGCAGGGAGAGGAGGTCGACGTCGAACTGCACTTCGAGAAGTCGGAGCCGATCAGGGTCCAGCTCCCCGTGAAGGACCGGACCCACAACCCGGATCACCACTGA
- a CDS encoding copper resistance CopC/CopD family protein, with protein sequence MTTTAPRVGTATLLRLLLITVALLGTVHTGTADAHAALTGSNPKDGAVLAVAPKDVTLTFSEQVALGNDSIRVLDPRSRRVDTAELKDLGGEGAVSYGVGLESGLPDGTYTVAWQAVSADSHPIAGAFTFSIGEPSKTVVELPKQQAGGGLVGALYGIARYAAYAGFTVLVGGAAFVLACRPRGAGIRAVQRVVVYGWLTLTAATLAMLLLRGPYTGSGELGDAFDLAGLQAVLATKTGAALVSRLLLLGVAALFVAVLFGAYAKRAAEADHAAETGTETGTESGAGGMPETGATGATGSTGHAAGPGTTGTTDATAADGGGRARPGDRNGERQDLTLGLGIGGTVVAAGIASTWALSEHASTGIQPGLAMPVDVLHLLAVAAWLGGLTALLVALHRTPSIERAAVRRFSRVAFWSVAVLAATGLYQSWRQVGSWSALTGTSYGRLLLTKIGLVIVLVGIAWFSRRWTARLSDRAPATAKADTTEADTTEADTAKADTTEAGTTEPAAPRAVAAGATRAAGEAAAPTGDPVRAAQLARQEAAMAAAGRKRLRDADRQRSGLRRSVLAEAGVAVVLLAVTTALTSTEPGRTEERAALERGGQTSAAAPAKPVDVTLPFDTGGPKGKGTARLTVSPGRSGANELRLWTRGPGDRPLDAPEVKISFTLVAEKIGPLPLVPERVAAGHWSASNIQIPLPGEWQVRITVRTSDIDQTTVEKNVRIG encoded by the coding sequence ATGACCACCACCGCCCCGCGCGTCGGCACGGCGACTCTGCTGCGCCTGCTGCTGATCACCGTGGCACTGCTCGGCACCGTGCACACCGGCACGGCGGACGCGCACGCCGCCCTGACCGGCAGCAACCCGAAGGACGGGGCGGTGCTGGCCGTCGCCCCCAAGGACGTCACGCTCACCTTCTCCGAGCAGGTCGCCCTGGGGAACGACTCGATCAGGGTTCTCGACCCCCGGAGCAGGCGCGTCGACACCGCCGAACTGAAGGACCTCGGCGGCGAGGGAGCCGTCAGCTACGGGGTGGGCCTCGAGTCCGGCCTGCCGGACGGCACCTACACCGTCGCCTGGCAGGCCGTCTCGGCCGACAGCCACCCCATCGCGGGCGCGTTCACCTTCTCCATCGGGGAGCCCTCGAAGACCGTCGTGGAACTGCCGAAACAGCAGGCGGGCGGCGGCCTCGTCGGCGCGCTGTACGGCATCGCGCGGTACGCGGCGTACGCGGGGTTCACCGTACTGGTCGGCGGCGCCGCCTTCGTGCTGGCCTGCCGGCCGCGCGGGGCGGGCATCCGGGCGGTGCAGCGGGTGGTGGTGTACGGCTGGCTCACGCTCACCGCCGCCACCCTGGCGATGCTGCTGCTGCGCGGTCCCTACACCGGCTCGGGCGAACTGGGCGACGCGTTCGACCTGGCCGGGCTCCAGGCCGTCCTCGCCACCAAGACCGGGGCGGCGCTGGTGTCGCGGCTGCTGCTGCTGGGCGTGGCGGCGCTGTTCGTCGCGGTGCTGTTCGGTGCGTACGCGAAGCGAGCCGCCGAAGCGGACCACGCGGCGGAAACCGGGACGGAAACCGGGACGGAATCCGGCGCGGGCGGTATGCCGGAGACGGGAGCTACGGGAGCTACGGGAAGTACGGGGCACGCCGCGGGACCCGGGACCACCGGAACGACAGACGCCACGGCCGCGGACGGGGGTGGGCGGGCGAGGCCCGGCGACCGGAACGGGGAGAGGCAGGACCTCACCCTCGGCCTGGGCATCGGCGGCACGGTCGTCGCGGCCGGGATCGCCTCCACCTGGGCCCTGTCCGAGCACGCCTCGACCGGCATCCAGCCGGGCCTGGCGATGCCGGTCGACGTGCTGCACCTGCTGGCCGTCGCCGCCTGGCTCGGCGGCCTCACCGCTCTGCTCGTGGCACTCCACCGGACGCCCTCCATCGAACGGGCGGCCGTCCGACGCTTCTCCCGGGTGGCGTTCTGGTCCGTCGCCGTACTCGCCGCCACGGGGCTCTACCAGTCCTGGCGGCAGGTGGGCTCGTGGTCGGCGCTGACCGGCACCTCGTACGGTCGGCTGCTGCTGACGAAGATCGGACTGGTCATCGTGCTGGTCGGGATCGCCTGGTTCTCACGGCGCTGGACGGCGCGGCTCTCGGACCGGGCTCCCGCCACGGCGAAGGCTGACACCACGGAGGCAGACACCACGGAGGCAGACACCGCAAAGGCAGACACCACGGAAGCCGGCACCACGGAGCCGGCCGCCCCCCGGGCCGTGGCGGCCGGCGCGACCCGCGCCGCCGGGGAGGCAGCGGCCCCGACCGGCGATCCGGTGCGCGCCGCCCAACTCGCCCGGCAGGAGGCCGCGATGGCGGCGGCCGGCCGCAAGCGCCTCCGGGACGCCGACCGGCAGCGCTCCGGACTGCGGCGATCCGTCCTCGCGGAGGCGGGTGTCGCCGTCGTGCTGCTCGCCGTGACGACCGCCCTCACCTCCACGGAGCCGGGACGCACTGAGGAAAGGGCCGCCCTGGAGCGCGGCGGCCAGACGTCCGCGGCCGCCCCGGCCAAACCCGTCGACGTCACCCTGCCCTTCGACACCGGCGGCCCGAAGGGCAAGGGCACGGCCCGGCTGACCGTCAGTCCGGGCCGCTCGGGCGCCAACGAACTGCGCCTGTGGACCAGGGGCCCGGGCGACCGGCCACTGGACGCTCCCGAGGTCAAGATCTCCTTCACCCTGGTCGCGGAGAAGATCGGCCCACTGCCGCTGGTGCCGGAACGCGTCGCGGCAGGCCACTGGAGCGCGAGCAACATCCAGATCCCGCTGCCGGGAGAGTGGCAGGTCCGGATCACCGTACGGACATCGGACATCGACCAGACGACCGTCGAGAAGAACGTGAGGATCGGCTGA
- the efeB gene encoding iron uptake transporter deferrochelatase/peroxidase subunit, which yields MNDKEISRRRLLGTVGAAGATGLALGAAGGAAGYAAASADPAAALTTVGSTAERFHGERQPGITTPTQSHGHLAAFDLAPGAGRREATALMRRWSATAARLMAGEPADDDTGVALDAGPSSLTVTFGFGRTFFDRTGLTAQRPAQLDPLPAFSSDRLDPRRSEGDLWVQIAANDGLVAFHALRAVQKAAGGAARTRWQMTGFNRSPGVTARPMTSRNLMGQVDGTRNPQPSDPDFDRRVFVPATGSGAGTAAQPAWMAGGSYAVVRRIRMLLDDWEKLSLKEQELVIGRRKSDGAPLTGGGETAELDLDRTGPDGSPVIPADAHARISAPEQNAGAAMLRRPFSYHDGAAADGTPDAGLLFVCWQADPLRGFVPVQRKLDRGDALSRFVRHESSGLFAVPGGAPEGEYVGRPLLEP from the coding sequence ATGAACGACAAAGAGATCTCCCGGCGCAGGCTGCTCGGCACGGTCGGCGCAGCGGGCGCGACCGGACTCGCCCTCGGCGCGGCGGGCGGCGCGGCCGGGTACGCGGCGGCCTCCGCCGACCCGGCGGCCGCGCTGACCACCGTCGGCTCCACAGCCGAGCGGTTCCACGGCGAGCGCCAGCCGGGCATCACCACGCCGACGCAGTCCCACGGCCATCTCGCCGCCTTCGACCTGGCGCCGGGGGCGGGCCGCAGGGAGGCGACCGCCCTGATGCGCCGCTGGTCGGCCACCGCGGCCCGGCTGATGGCGGGCGAGCCGGCCGACGACGACACCGGGGTCGCCCTGGACGCGGGCCCGTCCTCCCTCACGGTCACCTTCGGCTTCGGCCGGACCTTCTTCGACCGCACCGGTCTTACCGCACAACGCCCCGCCCAGCTCGACCCGCTGCCGGCGTTCTCCTCCGACCGGCTCGATCCGCGCCGCTCGGAGGGGGACCTCTGGGTGCAGATCGCCGCCAACGACGGGCTGGTCGCCTTCCACGCCCTGCGCGCCGTCCAGAAGGCGGCGGGCGGTGCGGCGCGGACGCGCTGGCAGATGACCGGCTTCAACCGCTCGCCGGGTGTCACGGCCCGGCCGATGACCAGCCGCAACCTCATGGGGCAGGTGGACGGCACCCGCAACCCCCAGCCGTCCGATCCCGACTTCGACCGCCGTGTCTTCGTCCCGGCCACCGGGTCCGGGGCGGGTACGGCGGCGCAGCCTGCCTGGATGGCGGGCGGCTCGTACGCCGTCGTCCGCCGCATCCGGATGCTGCTGGACGACTGGGAGAAGCTGAGCCTGAAGGAGCAGGAGCTGGTTATCGGCCGCCGCAAGTCCGACGGCGCCCCGCTGACCGGCGGCGGCGAGACGGCCGAACTCGACCTGGACCGGACCGGACCGGACGGTTCCCCGGTCATCCCTGCCGACGCGCACGCGCGGATCTCCGCTCCGGAGCAGAACGCGGGCGCCGCGATGCTGCGCCGGCCGTTCTCGTACCACGACGGCGCGGCGGCGGACGGCACCCCCGACGCGGGGCTGCTCTTCGTGTGCTGGCAGGCCGACCCGCTGCGGGGGTTCGTTCCGGTACAGCGGAAGCTGGACCGCGGAGACGCGCTGTCCAGGTTCGTCCGGCACGAGTCGAGCGGTCTCTTCGCCGTCCCGGGCGGCGCGCCGGAGGGCGAGTACGTCGGGCGGCCGCTGCTGGAACCGTGA